From Equus asinus isolate D_3611 breed Donkey chromosome 14, EquAss-T2T_v2, whole genome shotgun sequence, one genomic window encodes:
- the GPR146 gene encoding probable G-protein coupled receptor 146 isoform X1, producing the protein MWSEEPGCAMWSCGVLNGTGRGEDQLLCPHSHLVLSVLSLLCLVVGVPVGLGYNALLVLVNLCDQSSMTMPDVYFVNMAVAGLVLSALAPVHLLGPMASGWALWGFSSEVHVTLLVLFNVCSLVTMYSTALLCLDCYIERALPRTYMSSVYNTRHVCGFVWGGALLTSFSSLLFYICSHVAARIVECSRMQNAEAADAILVFIGYLVPAVAVLYALVLISQIRKEDTPLDQDAGRLDPSVHRLLVATVCTQFGLWTPHYLTLLGHTLLTARGKPVDGHDLGILLFAKDLSRLLAFSSSPVMPLLYRYMNRNFPSKLQRLIKKMHCRHQSCSVDHAGAQQRSA; encoded by the exons ATGTGGAGTGAAG AGCCCGGCTGCGCCATGTGGAGCTGTGGCGTGCTCAACGGCACGGGCAGGGGCGAGGACCAGCTCCTCTGCCCGCACTCCCACCTGGTCCTGTCcgtcctctccctgctctgcctcgTTGTCGGCGTCCCGGTCGGCCTGGGCTACAACGCCCTGCTGGTCCTGGTGAACCTGTGCGACCAGAGCAGCATGACCATGCCCGATGTCTACTTCGTGAACATGGCCGTGGCAGGCCTGGTCCTCAGCGCCCTGGCGCCCGTGCACCTGCTGGGCCCCATGGCCTCCGGGTGGGCACTGTGGGGCTTCAGCAGCGAGGTCCACGTCACGCTGCTGGTGCTGTTCAACGTCTGCTCGCTGGTGACCATGTACTCCACGGCCCTGCTCTGCCTGGACTGCTACATCGAGCGGGCCCTGCCGCGCACCTACATGTCCAGCGTCTACAACACCAGGCATGTGTGCGGCTTCGTCTGGGGCGGGGCGCTGCTCACCAGCTTCTCCTCCCTGCTCTTCTACATCTGCAGCCACGTGGCGGCCAGGATCGTTGAGTGCTCCAGGATGCAGAACGCCGAGGCCGCCGACGCCATCCTGGTGTTCATTGGGTACCTGGTGCCCGCCGTGGCCGTGCTCTACGCCCTCGTGCTCATCTCGCAGATCCGGAAGGAGGACACGCCCCTCGACCAGGACGCAGGGAGGCTGGACCCCTCAGTGCACAGGCTGCTGGTGGCCACCGTGTGCACACAGTTTGGCCTCTGGACGCCACACTACCTGACCCTCCTGGGGCACACGCTCCTCACCGCTCGGGGGAAGCCCGTGGATGGGCACGACCTGGGGATACTGCTCTTCGCCAAGGATTTGTCGCGACTGTTGGCCTTCTCCAGCAGCCCTGTGATGCCACTGCTTTACCGCTACATGAACAGAAACTTCCCCAGCAAACTCCAGCGGCTGATAAAGAAGATGCACTGCAGGCACCAGAGCTGCTCTGTGGACCACGCCGGGGCACAGCAGCGGTCGGCGTAG
- the GPR146 gene encoding probable G-protein coupled receptor 146 isoform X2 → MWSCGVLNGTGRGEDQLLCPHSHLVLSVLSLLCLVVGVPVGLGYNALLVLVNLCDQSSMTMPDVYFVNMAVAGLVLSALAPVHLLGPMASGWALWGFSSEVHVTLLVLFNVCSLVTMYSTALLCLDCYIERALPRTYMSSVYNTRHVCGFVWGGALLTSFSSLLFYICSHVAARIVECSRMQNAEAADAILVFIGYLVPAVAVLYALVLISQIRKEDTPLDQDAGRLDPSVHRLLVATVCTQFGLWTPHYLTLLGHTLLTARGKPVDGHDLGILLFAKDLSRLLAFSSSPVMPLLYRYMNRNFPSKLQRLIKKMHCRHQSCSVDHAGAQQRSA, encoded by the coding sequence ATGTGGAGCTGTGGCGTGCTCAACGGCACGGGCAGGGGCGAGGACCAGCTCCTCTGCCCGCACTCCCACCTGGTCCTGTCcgtcctctccctgctctgcctcgTTGTCGGCGTCCCGGTCGGCCTGGGCTACAACGCCCTGCTGGTCCTGGTGAACCTGTGCGACCAGAGCAGCATGACCATGCCCGATGTCTACTTCGTGAACATGGCCGTGGCAGGCCTGGTCCTCAGCGCCCTGGCGCCCGTGCACCTGCTGGGCCCCATGGCCTCCGGGTGGGCACTGTGGGGCTTCAGCAGCGAGGTCCACGTCACGCTGCTGGTGCTGTTCAACGTCTGCTCGCTGGTGACCATGTACTCCACGGCCCTGCTCTGCCTGGACTGCTACATCGAGCGGGCCCTGCCGCGCACCTACATGTCCAGCGTCTACAACACCAGGCATGTGTGCGGCTTCGTCTGGGGCGGGGCGCTGCTCACCAGCTTCTCCTCCCTGCTCTTCTACATCTGCAGCCACGTGGCGGCCAGGATCGTTGAGTGCTCCAGGATGCAGAACGCCGAGGCCGCCGACGCCATCCTGGTGTTCATTGGGTACCTGGTGCCCGCCGTGGCCGTGCTCTACGCCCTCGTGCTCATCTCGCAGATCCGGAAGGAGGACACGCCCCTCGACCAGGACGCAGGGAGGCTGGACCCCTCAGTGCACAGGCTGCTGGTGGCCACCGTGTGCACACAGTTTGGCCTCTGGACGCCACACTACCTGACCCTCCTGGGGCACACGCTCCTCACCGCTCGGGGGAAGCCCGTGGATGGGCACGACCTGGGGATACTGCTCTTCGCCAAGGATTTGTCGCGACTGTTGGCCTTCTCCAGCAGCCCTGTGATGCCACTGCTTTACCGCTACATGAACAGAAACTTCCCCAGCAAACTCCAGCGGCTGATAAAGAAGATGCACTGCAGGCACCAGAGCTGCTCTGTGGACCACGCCGGGGCACAGCAGCGGTCGGCGTAG